The following proteins are encoded in a genomic region of Gammaproteobacteria bacterium:
- a CDS encoding ATP-binding protein: MIYNFNPFGTDFDSLVASQLEVLREVKEGWYMDYKSDLIAIKKIAKSISSFANQYGGWLVFGVRESDEKCAGEFVGIEKTKVNELSERIREAVRAHVNPAPFYLEKVFAGPVKELGLINGRSILLLYIPEGVNPPYIHSSGVIYRRIADQSDPKPEADRGVLDGLWNKAQTSKNLLKKFLRSYSKPVDTNSPVAFIYLVTNPRFDKVFGKIDFRDFLDIMSGKKSNSIAMPMKTVHSVSGGYVARHTHFNEPQRALPSIQWWHSGNALITLPISTYDGVNESLENLGPFFEELKSQRFSNPVVSDFTEFYFSLAAMYNQLIQVKESTKNREDVYVYTVLENTRRLIPYIDDPKYIEKVKKLGVPMVETSTVTVPDQYGGSDTLLYKLVPHKDENPLVNVLREISLPFTGVLGSVGILNGKNDIRDYKVLYDIDRLQKTRG, encoded by the coding sequence ATGATCTATAATTTTAATCCATTCGGTACAGATTTTGATTCTTTGGTGGCTAGCCAACTTGAAGTTTTAAGGGAGGTAAAAGAAGGTTGGTATATGGACTACAAGTCGGATTTGATCGCCATCAAAAAAATTGCTAAATCTATTTCGTCGTTCGCAAATCAGTATGGCGGCTGGTTAGTGTTTGGGGTTAGGGAATCGGATGAAAAGTGTGCTGGAGAGTTCGTGGGCATTGAAAAAACCAAAGTCAATGAACTGTCGGAGCGTATTAGAGAAGCGGTCAGAGCGCATGTTAATCCTGCTCCATTCTATTTAGAAAAAGTGTTTGCCGGCCCCGTAAAAGAGCTAGGTTTGATCAATGGTAGGTCAATATTATTGCTATATATTCCAGAAGGGGTAAATCCACCGTATATACATTCGAGCGGAGTTATATATAGACGAATTGCTGATCAGTCTGACCCAAAACCTGAAGCTGATAGAGGTGTCCTAGATGGCTTGTGGAATAAGGCGCAGACAAGTAAAAATTTACTAAAAAAATTCCTACGCAGTTATTCAAAACCAGTTGATACCAACTCGCCAGTTGCGTTTATATATTTGGTGACAAATCCAAGGTTCGATAAAGTATTCGGTAAAATAGATTTCAGAGACTTTTTGGACATTATGAGTGGAAAGAAATCAAATTCTATAGCGATGCCAATGAAGACTGTCCATTCGGTATCGGGTGGATATGTCGCTAGGCACACTCATTTTAACGAGCCGCAAAGAGCACTACCATCTATTCAGTGGTGGCATTCTGGAAATGCATTAATAACACTTCCAATCAGTACTTATGATGGCGTTAATGAAAGTCTGGAAAATTTAGGGCCTTTTTTCGAGGAGCTAAAATCTCAAAGGTTTAGTAATCCAGTAGTTTCTGATTTTACGGAGTTCTATTTTTCACTTGCTGCAATGTACAATCAATTAATACAAGTCAAAGAGTCTACAAAAAATAGGGAGGATGTTTATGTATACACCGTATTGGAAAATACGCGGAGACTTATTCCCTATATCGATGACCCAAAGTATATTGAGAAAGTTAAAAAGTTGGGCGTGCCAATGGTGGAGACTAGTACCGTTACTGTTCCAGATCAGTATGGGGGTTCGGACACTTTGTTATATAAGCTTGTACCACATAAAGATGAAAACCCGTTAGTTAATGTTCTTCGTGAAATATCCTTACCATTTACAGGAGTGCTTGGGTCAGTAGGCATATTGAACGGGAAAAATGATATTCGTGATTATAAGGTTTTGTATGATATAGATAGATTGCAGAAAACTCGAGGATAA
- the tnpB gene encoding IS66 family insertion sequence element accessory protein TnpB (TnpB, as the term is used for proteins encoded by IS66 family insertion elements, is considered an accessory protein, since TnpC, encoded by a neighboring gene, is a DDE family transposase.), protein MMRFVEELPVYLHREPVDFRKAINGLSVIVQESMQLDPFGCACYVFTNRYRNRLKILYWDKNGFCLWLKRLEKDKFAWPRTRNEDCVILSIKELHWLLEGFDIWRQPPHQRLYFDSVI, encoded by the coding sequence ATGATGCGCTTTGTAGAGGAACTGCCGGTTTATTTACATCGGGAACCGGTAGACTTTCGAAAAGCCATCAACGGACTATCGGTCATTGTACAAGAGAGTATGCAGTTAGATCCCTTCGGCTGTGCCTGCTATGTTTTCACAAACCGCTATCGCAACCGCCTGAAGATACTGTATTGGGATAAAAACGGATTTTGCTTGTGGCTAAAACGCCTGGAGAAAGACAAGTTTGCCTGGCCCAGGACTCGCAATGAAGACTGTGTGATCCTGAGCATAAAAGAGTTGCATTGGTTGCTGGAGGGATTTGATATTTGGCGCCAACCGCCTCACCAAAGATTATACTTCGACTCTGTCATATAA
- a CDS encoding DUF4224 domain-containing protein — MLNLTKEEIFDLTRAKRNSTQIRRLREMGFTVISRADGSPVVSRANFLIVTGGVEQNNATKSPIEPDYDAL, encoded by the coding sequence ATGTTAAATCTAACAAAGGAGGAAATTTTCGATCTGACACGCGCAAAGCGAAACTCAACTCAAATCAGACGATTGCGGGAAATGGGATTTACCGTTATTAGTCGAGCAGACGGATCTCCAGTGGTCAGTAGAGCAAACTTCTTGATTGTCACAGGTGGAGTAGAGCAAAACAACGCAACCAAAAGCCCAATCGAACCCGACTATGATGCGCTATAG
- a CDS encoding collagen-like protein, whose protein sequence is MEKQTVRDIGVGAAGSVVATILLLLTANTVGLFKKSLDSTQVSEAANEIVNKHSDILAGKLKNDPKFIQLVKGEKGLPGPQGVAGPQGAAGPPGSSSIFLKAGNNGSAICNDFCGRFGAACIGGLPASGEKTIKNTDMFGCGTKRHLHNNMICVCAKNI, encoded by the coding sequence ATGGAAAAGCAAACAGTTCGCGATATCGGTGTTGGTGCTGCTGGCTCTGTAGTTGCAACGATATTGCTATTGTTAACAGCAAACACAGTAGGTTTATTCAAGAAATCTCTTGACAGCACTCAAGTAAGCGAAGCTGCAAATGAAATAGTCAACAAACATTCTGACATTTTGGCTGGGAAGTTAAAGAACGACCCAAAATTTATCCAGCTTGTAAAGGGTGAAAAGGGCCTCCCTGGGCCGCAGGGTGTTGCCGGACCGCAAGGTGCTGCAGGCCCCCCTGGATCTTCCTCAATCTTTCTAAAGGCTGGGAACAACGGTTCAGCTATTTGTAATGATTTCTGTGGTCGCTTTGGTGCTGCATGTATCGGAGGACTCCCTGCTAGCGGCGAGAAAACCATAAAGAATACCGATATGTTTGGTTGCGGGACAAAACGTCATTTACACAATAACATGATCTGTGTGTGCGCAAAAAATATTTAA